In Silene latifolia isolate original U9 population chromosome 3, ASM4854445v1, whole genome shotgun sequence, a single window of DNA contains:
- the LOC141647833 gene encoding uncharacterized protein LOC141647833 isoform X1 translates to MTMASKTRNILEDFVREGSLKWLVGSRDSFKDELREITNSPSAGNNWIPELSPLANVVVRRCSRILEVSTSSFKEDFDSVASDSIKDPLHYARNLLEYCCFRALSLSMQVAGYLADKKFRRLTFDMMLAWECPAADSQPLLTVDEDATVGLEAFSRIAPAIPIISNVVISKNLFDVLTALSGGRLQYSVYEKYLVGLERAIKKLRTQSDSSLLSELRSDRREKIVELDGTVTTQPVLQHVGVSTWPGRLILTDHALYFEPLKVVSYDKAVRYDLAEELKQVIKPELTGPWGTRLFDKAVSYKSISLSEPVVMEFPELKGHSRRDYWLAIIQEVYFVHRFIRKFKIVGIGQEEALLKAVFGILRLQAVQDMNSVGPVRSESLLLFNLCDQLPGGDTILETLAKMSASKEFDRINSPRLKSGLYSTSALAIASNLGFGFGSSDHNSLSLIVGEIAVGGMTPLEKAVNESRSSYEKVVMAQQTVDGVKVEGIDTNLAVMKELLSPLVQLSMYILSLAYWDEPLKSMVFCAFFTYTIFRGWFVYAFALLPMLLAFFMVLTLWLSQGRPVVEVKVIAPPPMNAMEQLLAVQNAISQAEECIQYGNIVLLKLRALLLSISPQATVKCAILLLVMAVVLAFIPIKYMIFLSFLEAFTRYSPPRRASTERWERRLREWWFSIPAAPVALEREDDDKKRK, encoded by the exons GATCCTAGAGGTTTCAACAAGTTCTTTTAAAGAAGATTTTGATTCAGTAGCTTCAGATTCTATAAAGGACCCCTTGCACTATGCTAGGAATCTACTTGAGTATTGTTGCTTTAGGGCACTTTCTCTGTCAATGCAAGTTGCTGGGTATTTGGCTGATAAGAAATTTCGTCGTTTGACGTTTGATATGATGCTTGCCTGGGAGTGTCCTGCTGCTGACAGCCAGCCATTACTCACT GTGGATGAAGATGCTACTGTCGGACTGGAGGCCTTTTCACGGATAGCTCCTGCAATCCCTATAATTTCTAATGTAGTCATTAGCAAAAATCTTTTTGATGTACTTACTGCGTTGTCTGGTGGGCGCCTTCAGTATTCTGTCTATGAGAAGTACCTTGTTGGTTTAGAAAG GGCTATCAAGAAATTGAGGACGCAATCTGATTCGTCATTGCTGTCTGAACTACGGTCAGATAGAAGGGAGAAGATAGTAGAACTGGATGGTACTGTAACAACCCAACCAGTTCTTCAACATGTTGGAGTTTCTACATGGCCTG GGAGGCTAATTCTTACTGATCATGCACTATATTTTGAGCCGCTCAAAGTTGTATCTTATGATAAAGCAGTACGATATGACTTAGCAGAAGAGCTGAAACAGGTTATTAAACCTGAGTTGACTGGTCCATGGGGCACACGACTTTTTGATAAGGCTGTCTCATACAAGTCCATTTCCTT ATCAGAACCTGTGGTGATGGAGTTTCCTGAGCTTAAGGGGCATAGTCGACGAGACTATTGGTTGGCTATTATTCAGGAGGTTTACTTTGTTCATAGATTCATCCGCAAGTTCAAGATAGTCGGCATTGGACAGGAAGAAGCTCTTTTAAAAGCAGTGTTTGGGATTCTGCGTTTACAGGCAGTTCAAGATATGAATTCCGTGGGCCCCGTTCGCTCTGAATCTCTTCTCCTTTTTAATCTTTGTGATCAACTTCCTGGAGGAGATACGATACTTGAAACTCTGGCAAAAATGTCTGCCTCAAAAGAATTCGACAGGATTAATAGCCCTCGACTAAAAAGTGGCTTGTACTCAACCTCGGCACTTGCTATCGCTTCAAATTTGGGGTTTGGATTTGGTTCCAGTGATCATAACAGTCTTTCACTGATTGTTGGTGAGATAGCAGTGGGGGGTATGACTCCCCTAGAAAAGGCGGTTAATGAATCCAGAAGTAGCTATGAAAAGGTGGTCATGGCACAGCAAACTGTGGATGGAGTTAAAGTCGAGGGTATTGATACCAATTTAGCAGTTATGAAG GAGCTGCTTTCCCCATTGGTACAGCTCAGCATGTATATATTGTCTTTGGCTTATTGGGATGAGCCACTGAAGTCTATGGTTTTCTGTGCATTCTTCACATATACCATTTTCAG GGGATGGTTTGTGTATGCTTTTGCTTTGCTGCCTATGCTACTTGCTTTCTTTATGGTGTTGACGTTATGGCTTAGTCAAGGCAGGCCAGTTGTAGAGGTAAAGGTAATAGCGCCTCCTCCAATGAATGCAATGGAGCAACTTTTGGCAGTTCAGAATGCAATTTCTCAAGCCGAAGAGTGCATCCAATATGGAAATATTGTCCTACTCAAACTACGCGCATTGCTGTTATCCATTTCACCCCAG GCGACTGTGAAATGTGCAATATTGCTTCTAGTCATGGCTGTAGTTTTGGCATTTATACCCATAAAGTACATGATCTTCTTGAGCTTTTTGGAAGCATTCACACGGTATTCCCCTCCAAGGAGAGCAAGCACGGAGAGGTGGGAGAGAAGATTACGCGAGTGGTGGTTTAGTATACCTGCCGCCCCTGTTGCACTCGAAAGAGAGGATGATGATAAGAAAAGAAAATAG
- the LOC141647833 gene encoding uncharacterized protein LOC141647833 isoform X2 yields the protein MQVAGYLADKKFRRLTFDMMLAWECPAADSQPLLTVDEDATVGLEAFSRIAPAIPIISNVVISKNLFDVLTALSGGRLQYSVYEKYLVGLERAIKKLRTQSDSSLLSELRSDRREKIVELDGTVTTQPVLQHVGVSTWPGRLILTDHALYFEPLKVVSYDKAVRYDLAEELKQVIKPELTGPWGTRLFDKAVSYKSISLSEPVVMEFPELKGHSRRDYWLAIIQEVYFVHRFIRKFKIVGIGQEEALLKAVFGILRLQAVQDMNSVGPVRSESLLLFNLCDQLPGGDTILETLAKMSASKEFDRINSPRLKSGLYSTSALAIASNLGFGFGSSDHNSLSLIVGEIAVGGMTPLEKAVNESRSSYEKVVMAQQTVDGVKVEGIDTNLAVMKELLSPLVQLSMYILSLAYWDEPLKSMVFCAFFTYTIFRGWFVYAFALLPMLLAFFMVLTLWLSQGRPVVEVKVIAPPPMNAMEQLLAVQNAISQAEECIQYGNIVLLKLRALLLSISPQATVKCAILLLVMAVVLAFIPIKYMIFLSFLEAFTRYSPPRRASTERWERRLREWWFSIPAAPVALEREDDDKKRK from the exons ATGCAAGTTGCTGGGTATTTGGCTGATAAGAAATTTCGTCGTTTGACGTTTGATATGATGCTTGCCTGGGAGTGTCCTGCTGCTGACAGCCAGCCATTACTCACT GTGGATGAAGATGCTACTGTCGGACTGGAGGCCTTTTCACGGATAGCTCCTGCAATCCCTATAATTTCTAATGTAGTCATTAGCAAAAATCTTTTTGATGTACTTACTGCGTTGTCTGGTGGGCGCCTTCAGTATTCTGTCTATGAGAAGTACCTTGTTGGTTTAGAAAG GGCTATCAAGAAATTGAGGACGCAATCTGATTCGTCATTGCTGTCTGAACTACGGTCAGATAGAAGGGAGAAGATAGTAGAACTGGATGGTACTGTAACAACCCAACCAGTTCTTCAACATGTTGGAGTTTCTACATGGCCTG GGAGGCTAATTCTTACTGATCATGCACTATATTTTGAGCCGCTCAAAGTTGTATCTTATGATAAAGCAGTACGATATGACTTAGCAGAAGAGCTGAAACAGGTTATTAAACCTGAGTTGACTGGTCCATGGGGCACACGACTTTTTGATAAGGCTGTCTCATACAAGTCCATTTCCTT ATCAGAACCTGTGGTGATGGAGTTTCCTGAGCTTAAGGGGCATAGTCGACGAGACTATTGGTTGGCTATTATTCAGGAGGTTTACTTTGTTCATAGATTCATCCGCAAGTTCAAGATAGTCGGCATTGGACAGGAAGAAGCTCTTTTAAAAGCAGTGTTTGGGATTCTGCGTTTACAGGCAGTTCAAGATATGAATTCCGTGGGCCCCGTTCGCTCTGAATCTCTTCTCCTTTTTAATCTTTGTGATCAACTTCCTGGAGGAGATACGATACTTGAAACTCTGGCAAAAATGTCTGCCTCAAAAGAATTCGACAGGATTAATAGCCCTCGACTAAAAAGTGGCTTGTACTCAACCTCGGCACTTGCTATCGCTTCAAATTTGGGGTTTGGATTTGGTTCCAGTGATCATAACAGTCTTTCACTGATTGTTGGTGAGATAGCAGTGGGGGGTATGACTCCCCTAGAAAAGGCGGTTAATGAATCCAGAAGTAGCTATGAAAAGGTGGTCATGGCACAGCAAACTGTGGATGGAGTTAAAGTCGAGGGTATTGATACCAATTTAGCAGTTATGAAG GAGCTGCTTTCCCCATTGGTACAGCTCAGCATGTATATATTGTCTTTGGCTTATTGGGATGAGCCACTGAAGTCTATGGTTTTCTGTGCATTCTTCACATATACCATTTTCAG GGGATGGTTTGTGTATGCTTTTGCTTTGCTGCCTATGCTACTTGCTTTCTTTATGGTGTTGACGTTATGGCTTAGTCAAGGCAGGCCAGTTGTAGAGGTAAAGGTAATAGCGCCTCCTCCAATGAATGCAATGGAGCAACTTTTGGCAGTTCAGAATGCAATTTCTCAAGCCGAAGAGTGCATCCAATATGGAAATATTGTCCTACTCAAACTACGCGCATTGCTGTTATCCATTTCACCCCAG GCGACTGTGAAATGTGCAATATTGCTTCTAGTCATGGCTGTAGTTTTGGCATTTATACCCATAAAGTACATGATCTTCTTGAGCTTTTTGGAAGCATTCACACGGTATTCCCCTCCAAGGAGAGCAAGCACGGAGAGGTGGGAGAGAAGATTACGCGAGTGGTGGTTTAGTATACCTGCCGCCCCTGTTGCACTCGAAAGAGAGGATGATGATAAGAAAAGAAAATAG